In Magallana gigas chromosome 1, xbMagGiga1.1, whole genome shotgun sequence, the sequence acccaatatcaaatttgaactagatattatcatgataaacctgtatactaaatttcatttcaatgtatataaactatcctctgtgaagaaaatgagcggaatcTGCAAATAGCGGGAATTTTTCTTAGtccaagagccataactctgATGAAAACCGCTCAATCGTACTTAATATCGAATTTGACCTcgatattatcataataaacctgtataccaaatttcatttcaatatgttcatcctctgcgaagaaaatgagcagaaactgcaaacaagaggtccatgggccacattgctcacctgagcaacaatagacataaaatcagctttacaatgaaatatacaaaacaaaattatgaacAATGTAGTCTAACAGatcctgtatttaaaaaaaaatcatttttccctGGATATTCTGTTCATCATTTATCCTTTTTTGTCACAGTAATGACAGTATAGTCATTTTACATATTGAgcattacagttctcaagaaaatctaatttaaatgggatataaacctacatcaaagtTGTGAagcccaagaattgtccagaaGCCAAAGcctaaacaatttttaatcaaagtactgaaagtactgataggCGGAAGCATCATTGCATATTGTCAATGTTATTATGACTACTTTCTTCAGAATTAGTTTGATAAGGGGTAGTTATGGTAACATATTAATGAATGAGAAAAATTCCTCTCTTATTGGTTGCCTTAAGATACAATAGAACAGATATATATTggttcaataattttattttattgtggaTAGAATTATGATACagggacttggacacaattagagatcaaaaatttttttttatattttatgtttaaaatggtttattggtgcattttaaatgattgaccaaaatattaaatgttagaGTCAAGTTACAAGCTCAAGTCTTATAgctgtttacaaaaaatataatgtagagaattaccatttcttagataaaatgacatttaaaaaacaatttaaaccaattcaatatcttcttaaatactattttaaacaaaacaaagttacatttgattgaaatttacaccaatacaacgaatatgtaaaaaaatgacaatatttgagctttgtttacaaaacaaagaattataaactctgtatcttgcttataatttgagttttgagtttcaaattttgacatagcattataaacagttacttctatatttatcagtataaatatttaaatgggaaaataaaatttgaaaattttaagtcaaatcatgtccaagtccctttaaaaattTGAGATTTTATGAAGGCATTAcagtttaaaatgcaaaatgtgAAGGAATAGTAAACAAATCATAAAGAACATAATATATGTACTAATATGGTACAGATGGTCAATGTGGAAATATTCAGTAACTTCCAAGATAAGTGTGTATAATACCTTAAAGATAAAACAGGAAAAGCAAATTGAACATcaagatatttatttgtaaaatatatttgtataaccAGTTGACACTGATATGCAAGTTGAAAAacgataatgtgtcaatgaagatatcttggaaatttGCCCTTTATTGATCACTTTCTTCGcgtatatgtttattttattaaaaattgtccaaatgtgTGTCATAAATATCTTGGGCCAGAGTATTATATAGGTTAAATATATTCAGTGTAATTTGGATggaatgatgaaaaaatatcaaagaatttAGGAAACTGAACTTTGGAAAATGCAGTTTTTCATACTTTACAATATAGTTTCACCAAAATAACAAAGATACATATGTAATCATTTGATTATAGAACTTAAAACAATCAAGTAGCTTGTGTGTCACATTGCTCACATGAGAAGCAATTTTAACAGCCATTGGGAATTCAGCTTAAtagaataatgtacaaaatatctggacaatgtgtaGTAAAATGGGTCATGATTcatatgtttttcaatttttttctttcgatattctcaagttttacatatgttCAAAAATCAGAAAAAGTTTATTTACTAACTGTACTGTATACCAAAACACATTTAACAATGATTGTCCATACATGAACATACaaatgttaagaaataaaagTGCAGTAGTCAAAGGATATTGCTAGAAGTTTTGTTATAGGTTGCTATTTaataataatgtacaaataAGTGTATTATGTGTCCTTTACAATTGATCTAGGGTGTACAGTCAAATCACAGTTCTCTAATAATGAAGACATTTGAACTTCATGTCTTTATATCAATACTAATGGAATGTTTAAGAGAACTTTTCCCATGATACTAGTAGAACATTCACTTTCAAAGAATCCTTTTATAGCTGCTGTAAACGTGTCCTTGGAAAGCGTATAATCCTGGTATATGCCATTTGTTGCACAACAATTTCAATAGACTAATGACGTCTTGCTGCCATCATATCCCTGACAACTGTCTTTTTCAGTAGGATTTTCCTAAAAAGTGttgatgaaaatgaattatggatatgtattcaagcaatataTTTCTACAATATACTTGAACTTTCATAAAGAAAAACAtggatttcaaaataaaatgaacctgtaaaatattttgaattcatgTTTGTTTTCCCCAAAGGATTTATGTTCATAAGCATACACGTATTTTGCTTATAaaagatgaaacattttattaagaAGATCACAAGATATagaatattaatatttgtagGGTTATTATGGTGTATTACatataattaatagaaaatgaAGTGatcaaactgtaaataaaagttgtttttttcttcaaattcctCAGTTCATTACTGCATTTAGAATAAGAACAATTAACAAAGTTGTCAAAGATTTGTGCAACAACATAAGTGTGAGGCAATGCTCACTAGAGATGCCCCTCTCTGATGtgaataaacaaattgaaatacgCAGAGTAAACATTTACATGTGACAGAATTTTTAGCAAATGAAATCCACCATATGGCATACCTTAAAAaaagagtgtgttaaaatttcaagcatctgcgattagatttgttaagaaatctgctatgaaaatttgtttgaaaatctgAGCTTTAAATAAACACAAAGTCTTAATTAAACAAGAAGTTGATTACCGATCACTACAAAAATGATTCCCATCATATGGCATACCTAAACAAAgagtttgttaaaatttcaagcatttgaGATTAAACGTTGCTGAGAAAtctattattaaaatttatgttacaGACAGACTGACAGAGAGACATatacacaagggtaaaacagtgtATTCCTTCTCCTTTGGAGCATGGGTATAATTAATTCATACTTTAACCAGAAAATGACAGGAAATATcatcaaacttcgttatctcaaaCTCCAttggactgtttaaaaactttcagaTATCTGAGTTAAGatttcaaaagtaaaatacttaaaaaataagaagttggaacttacaaatcacttcaacatatccattgtattcaacATATCAGTGTTGCAAGATATTGAGGTTCAACTGTAAGTTGTAATTTACTCACCTTGAGAATGGTGTTAAGGTCACCAAGATGAAGGTCCCTGCTGGCAGCATATTTTAGATGCCCTGATTCCAAACGTTCAATGTTAGTCCCTCTAACAGTGATGAACTGAGAAGCATCTCTCAACAATGCTACACTGCATTTATAGCATCTGACCGTCTTTTTCTGTGTTCTGTTTGAATTTTGCTGTGTGCCTAAGTTTAGCAACTCTCCCCTTCAGCAGAAATGAAGGATGATGTTGGGCTCTCACTGTTTCCTCTTGTCGTTGAATGTTAATCAGTTTCTTGACATTCATCTGAAAGAATGTACAggtgttataaaataaaatatttcaatcatatTCATATATAAGGTCATTATACATAATCATGCAGTGTCAGGTATATGAATTGATTGGAATTGCAATTAATCATGTACCATAGATGAAGAAttaatatggtacatgtacttctctttaaaaattaataatgtggTAAATAGACAACAATTGGTTTATGATCAGAATAGTAGGATTCAAGAGTTGCACATGAAATATCTGAATCTGACATACAGCTGGTGTAAACATGATCCAAACATGTGTCATAATCAGTTGTACTACTATGCATAATCTGCCTTAGTTTAAATTTGTGCAATGAAGATGACAATACCTTCTGATCaaagaaatcaatatttgtGTCACCTAAAATGATTACAGGCTCTGAACTTGCATCAATATCTTGAAGTATAGTTTGAAGATATTTGGTAAAAGATGCAATTGATGATTTTTGAGGAGGACAGTACAAGAAGAAAATACGAATCATCTGACCCCTATGTAGAAAAGTTGCAAGAACTGTTGCAATTCCATCAAAAACACAATGAGTCAAATCAATGAATTCTTCTCTGGTATAAATGACTATGCCATTATATGACCTCACACCAAAATTTTCAGAACCATCAAATCTAAACATTTGAAATCCTGGCAGATTATAATCATCATTTTTGTCCGTTATCTTTAACCTGCTTTCAGAAACTGCAATGATATCAGCAGacatgatatttttatcatttttcaagtCTTGAAAGTGTTTGTGAAGAGACCTCGTATTGTGGTAAATTATTTTCATGTCAGAGTTGATTTGCAATAGATTTGGTAAACACAAGGACAATGAAGCTTGCTCACGAAGTCTTGCCATTTCAACAACAACTTTTGGGGAGACTGATATCTTGTGTTCATTTAATTTTAGGATATGCAAATCAGATAGACAACGCACTCTACTCATGGCAACGTAATGCATATGCTCCTGTTTCCTTTTCCCTAAATCTATCACTGCGTGTTTCATAGTGGAACCTTGAGATTTGTGAATTGTTTTTGCACAAGCAAGTCGTAATGGAAACTGACGCCTTGTTACATGACAGGCTTTGTACCTTCccactgaaattttttttgaaacttCAAATATAGGAGTCCAAGTTTTCGAAATAGAGTCAGTGTAATACTGAGAGTATTTTGATCTGTTTGCAGCACCAACACTTTCGTTTTCAAACTTAACCCATATTATACTGCATCTCATAGAGTTTGTCACTCGGAAATCAAACTTTTTCACTAAACATGGTGATCCATTAGTAAGCCCATCAACTACATCTATATTCAAACAGACTTCAGCAGGTAGGTCAAGAACAAGGTAGAGATCTTTTACTAGACCCATTGTTTTGTTAGGATCATCTGAGACTTGAGtcaaaattttctgttttacatCATTTGAAACATCCCCTGTGACATAATCTATTGCAGATATATGACACTTATTTTCAGAAGAAGCATTACTATAAGCTTCCATATTGTGGCTGTTGACTTCTGCATTTGTAGTAAATAAATTAGGTATGGTATCATAGTCAACTGTCTGCTTATTTATCAAgcctttttgtctttttttcaaaacactcATGTCATTATCTGTTTGGACACCTTCACGAAGTCTATTTAAGATTTCAGCAAAATCTCGATCCCCTTTTTGACGCATTATTTCtgttaattcaaacattttgaaCAAGTCAcaccacaaattttgtgcaagTGGACCATAGCCTTCAACCAAATCTTCAAAGATCCAACCATCAAATACAGGTTTTAATTGATAAAGATCACCAATAGCTATTATTTTTTACTCTCATGTTGTCCAACTGCTGTACATCTAAGGGTGTATACTTCAGATTTTGGTTTGCAGGGATGCAAAACAATGAGTGAATTGTCTGGCCATGGATATTAAATGCAGCTTTACCTGTTGGGGCACACAAAACAGCTTTTATTTCATCGGGTCTATCTGCTAGTTTCTTGGAAAAGTATCTGACAATACTTTGGTAAAGGCAAGTTGTTAAAACACTCTTTCCTACCCCAGCTCCTCCTGATAGAAAACAATACAATGGAAGTTGATCAGTCTTCACACTATGTAAAATGTGATAAAAGAACTGTTTCTGTTTTACATTAAGTTCACAAGTAAGTTTCCTGTACTCTTCATCATTCATTGTGTTGAAAACCAAGTCATTTATTTCAACTTGCTTTCTTGTAATACCCAAATCTAATCCCAAGTCATAGGAAACTCCTGCTGTCTCTGGATTAAAGCAACCATGGTCCAAACACATCTGATCTTCAATATTCAAATCAATCTCTTCAGAATGCTGAAGTGCTGAAATAACATTGGCATTGTCATTTAATAAAACCATTTCATTGTCTTCCACAATATCAGCAACACCTTTGTCAAGAGCATAAGCTTCCCTGTTGTTAAAGATGATGTCTTTGGTTTGAATAAATTTGCTTTCATAACTTGAATGACTTCCTAACAAATCATCGATTTCTTTTCGCCATGGTAAAAACAACATTAACTGTTCTCTATAATAATTTTCTGGATCTTGGTTTTTGTTAAACCTCACATAGCGAATCACTTTTTGTATATTCCTCTGCTTTAGTATTGAACCATCTCTCATAATATATTCTTTCTCTAGCTCCATCAATCCCGACTTTGAAGTCAGCTCTAGAAGATAATCATCCTCATTTGTCTCCTCTAATTCTTGTTCGGGTAAATATTCAACGCTTATGTTTTGTCTTTTTTCTTTCGGTGGTAATATAATGTCAAATTTTGACACAAAATCTGCTAGACAACAGTTTTGAAGTGCTCTGGGTCTTCTTTGATAGCGTTTTATCCAATTGTCTGACTCGATATTTGTAGATTCACCTGGCATGTCTTGTAAAATTTCCACAGGTTTCAATAAGAATGTTCTTTTTCCTTGTTCACTAGTGTTTATGAAAACAACTGATCTACTGCTCGATCGCATTGGCATTTGCAGGAGAATATAAGCTGCCTCTTGTGCACTTATTTCAACATGTGTcaagaacttgtttccaatTTGTCTGACCTGTTGTTTCAAGGTAAAATTACCTTTCCTAGCTTCCTCACAAGCCTCATGCAATAAATTTGACATTCCTCTTTGGGATTTTGAAATGTATGAGACAATATAAGCAGCACAAGCATAGCCATCCAGTATATACTGAACATCTAAATTGGCTTCCCATGCTTTTAACAATGTCTGATTGTAAGCATTAATTCTAATTTCAGACACTTTGCGTTCTAGGAAAACTTTCGGAGTCTTCAAGGATGATCGAATTGCTATTTTATACATTTCTTCAGACATATTCAATTTTGAAAGGAAATTTTCAAAACTCGTGAAATGACATCCAGATTGGTctagttttatttcattgagaACTTCACATATTTTGAGATAATTTTTCTCTACATCTGGGTTTCCATCCAATTCATTTTGATCAAGAGGCAATAGTATTGTTGTCTTTGGCATAGGAGGCAAGGGGAAATTGAATCTGCATatatttttcccttttttcttGCAAGTGCGAGCATGGCGGTGGGTCTGATAGTTTACCAACTGAGATATCTGCTCATTCTTGGCACATGTAGTATGCCTATCAATGAATGTTGTAATGTCTTCCACAGAGTCAACTTCAAAAATTGGAGCGTTTTCAACCCATATCAACATGTGTACATGTGGTGAACCTCTCTGTTGAAATTCAACACGATAAAAGTAGTCTTTTATTTTCCCAAGTGGATGTGTAATACCTTTCAAGACATGTGATAGAAATACTTGAAATCTGTGGTTGAAATACCTTGCACAAGTAACAGGATCTTTTCTGATTAATCACACTTTTCCTCCCATGTTAAGTTTCCAATTTCCTCATCTGTTAGAATTTTGTTGAATAGTGTcttgtgtaaaattttaagcacACTAACCCATTTTGTTTCTGCAGCTGAAAATGAGCAGAACCAGGTAGGAATTCCTAGCTGCCTTATCATTGCAAATACATCTCGTTTTGCATTTTCCCAATAGGCAGGTGATCCTCTTAGAGTTCGAAGTACTCTATAACCTTCATTCAATCTTACAAGTTGGTCAAAGGAAGTATCATCCAATACTTGACCCACTGTAATTTTCTTTCCTTCAGTCTTGCATTTCCGCATGGCAAGGGCAACTTTATCTTGGATTTGCTTTATTTGCAGTCTTTTAAGCTTAAAAAATAAGCTTGGCATAGAGCAAGCTGATCTTCTGTCTTGTGATCTAAGTTCCCACTTACAAATTGTAGCATAGGTAACAGGTGTATGTCTGTCTTTGTTGTCAGGACGTCT encodes:
- the LOC105329979 gene encoding uncharacterized protein; its protein translation is MLIWVENAPIFEVDSVEDITTFIDRHTTCAKNEQISQLVNYQTHRHARTCKKKGKNICRFNFPLPPMPKTTILLPLDQNELDGNPDVEKNYLKICEVLNEIKLDQSGCHFTSFENFLSKLNMSEEMYKIAIRSSLKTPKVFLERKVSEIRINAYNQTLLKAWEANLDVQYILDGYACAAYIVSYISKSQRGMSNLLHEACEEARKGNFTLKQQVRQIGNKFLTHVEISAQEAAYILLQMPMRSSSRSVVFINTSEQGKRTFLLKPVEILQDMPGESTNIESDNWIKRYQRRPRALQNCCLADFVSKFDIILPPKEKRQNISVEYLPEQELEETNEDDYLLELTSKSGLMELEKEYIMRDGSILKQRNIQKVIRYVRFNKNQDPENYYREQLMLFLPWRKEIDDLLGSHSSYESKFIQTKDIIFNNREAYALDKGVADIVEDNEMVLLNDNANVISALQHSEEIDLNIEDQMCLDHGCFNPETAGVSYDLGLDLGITRKQVEINDLVFNTMNDEEYRKLTCELNVKQKQFFYHILHSVKTDQLPLYCFLSGGAGVGKSVLTTCLYQSIVRYFSKKLADRPDEIKAVLCAPTDECQETD